The sequence GCACCTGGAGAAGGGGCGCGTCGTGATCTTCGGCGCCGGCATGGGCATGCCGTACTTCTCCACCGACACCACCGCCGCGCAGCGCGCCCTGGAGATCGACGCCGAGGCGCTGCTCATGGGGAAGAACGGCGTGGACGGTGTCTACGACTCCGACCCGAAGACCAACCCCGCCGCGGTGAAGTTCGACGCGCTGGAGTACAGCGAGGTGCTCGCCCGCGACCTCAAGGTCGCCGACGCCACCGCCATCACGCTCTGCCGTGACAACGAGCTGCCGATCCTCGTCTTCGAGCTCACCGCCACCGGCAATATCGCCCGCGCCGTCAAGGGTGAGAAGATCGGCACGCTCGTGAGCGACCAGGACACCCGCGCCTGACAACGGGTGCCTCCACCGGTGAGCCCCGGTGGGGCCGGGGCGTGGGACCGCCCCGGAAGATGGACAACGGCCTGCCGGTCGGACACCGTGCAGGTGAGGACGCGACGCAGGACCCGCCGGGCCCGCCGGGCCCGTTCAAGACACGCAGGAGCACGTGGTGATCGAAGAAACCCTCCTCGAGGCCGAGGAGAAGATGGAGAAGGCCGTCGTCGTCGCGAAAGAGGACTTCGCCGCGATCCGGACCGGCCGTGCGCACCCGGCGATGTTCAACAAGATCGTCGCCGACTACTACGGCGCGCCGACCCCGATCAACCAGCTCGCCTCGTTCTCGGTGCCCGAGCCCCGTATGGCGGTCGTGACGCCGTTCGACAAGACCGCGCTGCGCAACATCGAGCAGGCGATCCGCGACTCGGACCTCGGCGTCAACCCGAGCAACGACGGCAATATCATCCGGGTCAACTTCCCCGAGCTGACCGAGGAGCGCCGCCGCGACTACATCAAGGTCGCGAAGACCAAGGCCGAGGACTCCAAGATCTCGATCCGGGCCGTCCGCCGCAAGGCCAAGGAAGCGCTCGACAAGCTGGTCAAGGACAAGGAGTCCGGCGAGGACGAGGTGCGCCGCGCCGAGAAGGAGCTCGACGACACCACCGCGAAGTACGTCGCGCAGGTGGACGAGCTGCTGAAGCACAAGGAAGCCGAGCTGCTCGAAGTCTGATGAACGACTCTTCCTGGGGCGCTCCGCAGGGCGCCGGCCACCGGGTCGCGCCGGAGATGCAGGGTGCTGCGGCGGGTCCTGCCTACGATGTGCACGACGCCCAGCAGACTCGGCCCATGCCCATCGTGCCGGACGTTCCCGACGCAGGTAGAGACGCTGAAGACCGTGATCACCGGGACCAGGGGGCCGGACGCCTGAGCGGCGGCCCCCTGTTCCGCGACGAGAAGCCGCAGGAGCCCATGCCGACCGCGCCGCCGCCTCCCCCGCCTCCGCAGAAGAAGCGCGCGGGCCGGGATCTGGGAGCCGCCATAGGGGTCGGCCTGGGGCTCGGCGCCCTGGTCGTCGTCTCGCTCTTCGTCGTCAAGGCCGTCTTCGTCGGCGTGATCGTGATCGCCGTCGTGGTCGGCCTGTGGGAGCTCACCTCCCGGCTGGAGGAGCGCAAGGGCATCAAGGCGCCCCTCGTGCCGCTCGCGGCCGGCGGTGCCGCCATGGTCGTCGCCGGGTACGCGCGCGGGGCCGAGGGCGCCTGGATCGCCATGGCCCTGACCGCCCTGGCGGTGCTCGTCTGGCGCATGGCGCAGCCGCCCGAGGACTACCTCAGAGACGTCACGGCGGGCATCTTCGCCGCGTTCTACGTGCCCTTCCTGGCCACCTTCGTCGCCATGCTCCTGACCGCCGACGACGGGCCGCAGCGGGTGCTCACCTTCCTGCTGCTGACCGTGGTCAGTGACACGGGGGCGTACGCGGTCGGCTGGCGGTTCGGCAAGCACAAGCTCGCGCCGCGCATCAGCCCCGGCAAGACACGCGAGGGCCTGTTCGGGGCGGTCGGCTTCGCCATGGCGGCCGGTGCGCTGTGCATGCAGTTCCTGATCGACGGCGGTTCCTGGTGGCAGGGGCTGCTGCTGGGCCTCGCCGTCGCGGCCAGCGCCACGCTGGGCGACCTGGGCGAGTCCATGATCAAGCGTGACCTCGGCATCAAGGACATGGGAACGCTGCTGCCCGGCCACGGCGGGATCATGGACCGGCTGGACTCGCTGCTGCCGACCGCCCCGGTGGTCTGGCTGCTGCTCGTCCTCTTCGTCGGCTCCGGCTGACCGGCTCCGGCCTGCGGTTTTCCGTACGAAGGCCCGCCGTCCACAGGACGGCGGGCCTTCGCCGTTCCGTCTGCGACACTGGAAGAACCATGCCTAAGCCCGGAGAACTCACTTTCGTCGCGCCCCGCGGAGCCAAGAAGCCGCCGCGGCACCTCGCCGACCTCACGCCCGCCGAGCGCAGGGAGGCCGTCGCCGCGATCGGCGAGAAGCCGTTCCGCGCCCAGCAGCTCTCGCAGCACTACTTCGCGCGGTACGCGCACGACCCGGCCGAGTGGACCAACATCCCGGCCGGATCGCGGGACAAGCTCGCCGAGGCGATGTTCCCCGACCTGATGTCCGTCGTCCGGCACATCAGCTGCGACGACGACACCACCCGTAAGACCCTGTGGAAGCTGCACGACGGGACGCTGGTCGAGTCCGTTCTGATGCGCTACCCGGAGCGGGTCACGATGTGCATCTCCTCGCAGGCCGGCTGCGGGATGAACTGCCCGTTCTGCGCGACCGGGCAGGCCGGTCTCGACCGCAACCTGTCCACCGCGGAGATCGTCCACCAGATCGTGGACGGGATGCGCGCGCTGCGTGACGGCGAGGTCCCCGGCGGCCCCGCCCGGCTGTCCAACATCGTGTTCATGGGCATGGGCGAGCCGCTGGCCAACTACAACCGCGTCGTCGGCGCGATCCGTCGGCTGACCGACCCCGAGCCCGACGGCCTCGGTCTCTCGCAGCGCGGGATCACCGTCTCCACCGTCGGCCTGGTGCCCGCGATGCTGCGGTTCGCCGACGAGGGCTTCAAGTGCCGCCTCGCGGTCTCGCTGCACGCCCCGGACGACGAGCTGCGCGACACCCTCGTGCCGGTCAACACCCGGTGGAACGTGCGCGAGGTGCTGGACGCCGCGTGGGAGTACGCGGAGAAGTCCGGCCGCCGCATCTCCATCGAGTACGCCCTGATCCGCGACATCAACGACCAGGCCTGGCGCGGCGACCTGCTGGGCCGCCTGCTCAAGGGCAAGCGCGTCCACGTCAACCTGATCCCGCTGAACCCGACCCCCGGCTCCAAGTGGACCGCGTCGCGGCCCGAGGACGAGCGGGCGTTCGTCGAGGCGATCGCGAGCCACGGCGTGCCGGTCACCGTCCGGGACACCCGGGGCCAGGAGATCGACGGTGCCTGCGGGCAGCTGGCGGCCTCCGAGCGCTGAGGACGGGCGGCCCGGGGCACCCGGAACCCCGGCCGAAAACGGGCGTGTAGCCTGGGGCCGAAATCAACTGCATATTCCGACAGGGGAGCGCCACAGCGCTGAGAGTGCGGCACCAAGGACAGGTTGGCCGCAGACCCTCTGAACCTCGCCCGGGTCATTCCGGGTAGGAAGTTCGGACCATACTCAAGCTGTTGCGCCCTGCCCGCTTCCGGTTCCCACCGGTGCGGGCAGGGCCGCGTCTCTTCCTGGTCACTCCAGGAGGAATCACACATGAGCACCACCCAGAAGGCCGCGGTGGCGGCCGTCGCCGCCGCGCTCGGCGTCACCGCGCTCGCCGGCTGCGGAAGTTCCGACGACGCGGCGCCCGGTTCCGGATCCGGTTCCACCAAGGGTTCCGGCTCCAAGACCGTCACGCTGGTCAGCCACGACTCCTTCAACGCCTCCAAGGACGTCCTGAAGGAGTTCACCCGGGAGACCGGCTACACCGTCAAGGTCCTCAAGAGCGGTGACGCCGGCGCCGCCCTGAACCAGGAGATCCTGACGAAGGGCTCCCCGCGCGGCGACGTGTTCTTCGGCGTCGACAACACCCTGCTCTCCCGCGCCCTCGACAACGGCCTCTTCACCCCGTACGAGGCGAAGGGGCTGGACCGGGTCCCGGCCGATGTCCAGCTGGACGCGGACAAGCACCGGGTCACCCCGGTCGACACCGGCGACATCTGCGTCAACTACGACAAGAAGTACTTCGCCGACAAGAAGCTCGCCCCGCCGAAGACCTTCGCCGACCTGGCGAAGCCCGCGTACAGGAATCTGCTCGTCACCGAGAACGCCGCGACCTCCTCGCCCGGCCTCGGCTTCCTCCTCGGCACCGTCTCCGCGTACGGCGAGGACGGGTACCAGGACTACTGGAAGAAGCTGAAGGACAACGGCGTCAAGGTCGTCGACGGCTGGGAGCAGGCGTACAACGAGGAGTTCTCCGGCTCCGCGGGCGGCAAGAAGGCCAAGGCCGACCGGCCGCTCGTCGTCAGCTACGCCTCCAGCCCGCCCGTCGAGGTGCTGTACGCCGATCCGCAGCCCAAGACGGCCCCGACCGGGGTCGCCACCGGGACGTGCTTCCGCCAGATCGAGTTCGCAGGCCTGCTGGACGGGGCGAAGAACGAGGCAGGCGGCAAGGCGCTGCTGGACTTCCTGATCGGGAAGAAGTTCCAGGAGGACATGCCGCTCACCATGTTCGTCAGCCCGGTCGCGAAGGACGCGAAGGTGCCGGAGCTCTTCACGAAGTTCGGTGCCACCGCCGACAAGCCGGCGACCGTCGCCCCGGACACCATCGCCAAGAACCGTGAGCAGTGGGTCCAGTCATGGTCCTCGCTCGTAGTGAAGTAGCGAAGACCCCCGTACGCGGACCGGGCGCGCGCGGGAGGTCCGCCCGCGCCCGGTCCCGGCGCGGGAGCGCGGTGCGGCTCGGTCTGATGGCCGTGCCCGTCGCGTTCTTCGCGGTGTTCTTCGCCTACCCGGTCGCCGCGATCGTCGGCCGGGGGCTCAAGGCGGACGGCGTCTGGCAGTTCGGCCGGTTCGGCGAGGTGCTGGCGCGGCCGGAGATCCGCGAGGTGCTGTGGTTCACGCTGTGGCAGGCGCTCGCCTCGACGGCGCTGACCCTGCTGATCGCGCTGCCCGGCGCCTATGTCTTCGCCCGGTTCGACTTCCCCGGCAAGCAGGTGCTGCGCGCCGTCGTCACGGTGCCGTTCGTGCTGCCGACCGTCGTCGTGGGCACCGCCTTCCTCGCGCTGCTCGGCCGCGGCGGGCTGCTGGACGAGCTGTGGGGCGTACGGCTCGACACCACGGTGTGGGCGATCCTGCTGGCCCACGTGTTCTTCAACTACGCGGTCGTCGTCCGCACCGTCGGCGGGCTCTGGGCGCAACTCGACCCGCGCCAGGAGGAGGCCGCCCGGGTGCTGGGCGCCGGCAGGTTCGCCGCCTGGCGGCGCGTCACGCTGCCCGCGCTCGCCCCGGCGGTGGCCGCCGCCGCGCTGATGGTCTTCCTCTTCACCTTCACCTCCTTCGGGGTCGTGCAGATCCTCGGCGGGCCCGGATTCTCCACGCTGGAGGTGGAGATCTACCGGCAGACCGCGCAGCTGCTCGCCCTGCCCACGGCGGCCGTGCTGACGCTCGTGCAGTTCGCCGCCGTAGGCGCGATCCTCGCCGTGCACGCCTGGACCGTACGCCGCAGGGAGCGCGCGCTGAAGCTGGTCGACCCGGCGCAGACGGCGCGCAGGCCGAGCGGAGCCGGGCAGTGGACGCTGCTCGCGGGAGTGCTGCTGAGCGTGCTCCTTCTGATCCTGCTGCCCCTCGCCGTGCTGGTGGAACGCTCGCTCGGCGGTGCCGGGTTCGCCTACTACCGCGCGCTCACCTCGGCGGACGCCAACAGCGGTACGTTTCTCGTCGCGCCCATCGAGGCGATCGGGAACTCGCTGCGCTACGCCGTCGTCGCGACGCTGATCGCGCTGGTCGTCGGGGGCCTGGCCGCCGCCGCGCTCACCCGGCGGGCCGGCCGGCTCGTCCGGGGCTTCGACGCGCTGCTGATGCTGCCGCTCGGGGTCTCCGCGGTCACCGTCGGCTTCGGGTTCCTGATCACCCTGGACAAGCCGCCGCTGGACCTCCGCACCTCCTGGATCCTGGTGCCGCTGGCCCAGGCGCTGGTCGGGGTGCCCTTCGTCGTACGGACCATGCTGCCGGTCCTGCGGGCGGTGGACGCGCGGCTGCGCGAGGCGGCGGCGGTGCTCGGGGCCTCGCCGCTGCGGGCCTGGCGCGAGGTGGACTTCCCGCTGGTACGGCGGGCGCTGCTGGTCGCCGCCGGGTTCGCGTTCGCCGTGTCGCTGGGGGAGTTCGGCGCGACCGTGTTCATCGCGCGGCCCGACAACCCGACGCTGCCGGTGGCCGTGGCCCGGCTGCTGGGCCGGTCCGGGGAGCTCAACTACGGCCAGGCGATGGCCCTCAGCACCATCCTGATGCTCGTGTGCGCGGTGTCGCTGCTGCTGCTCGAACGCATCCGCACCGACCGATCCGGGGAGTTCTAGAAGATGCTGACGCTCGAATCGGCCACCGTCCGCTTCGGTGACCGGGCCGCGCTCGACGGGGTGGACCTGGAGGTCGCCGACCACGAGATCGTCTGTGTGCTCGGGCCGAGCGGAAGCGGCAAGTCCACCCTGCTGCGCCTGGTCGCCGGTCTCCAGGAGGCGGACGGCGGCCGGGTCCTGCTCGACGGCACCGACCAGGACGGCGTCCCGGTGCACCGGCGCGGCCTCGGCCTGATGTTCCAGGACCACCAGCTCTTCCCGCACCGGGACGTCGGCGCCAACGTCGCCTTCGGCCTGCGGATGCACGGGGCCGGCCGGGGCGAACAGGACCGCCGGGTCGCCGAACTCCTCGACCTCGTGGGCCTTCCCGGCGCCGAACGCCGCGCCGTCGCCGCGCTCTCCGGCGGCGAGCAGCAGCGTGTCGCTCTCGCCCGCGCCCTCGCGCCCCGGCCTCGCCTGCTGATGCTGGACGAGCCCCTGGGCCAGCTGGACCGCAGCCTGCGCGAACGGCTCGTCGTCGAACTGCGTGCCCTCTTCGGCCGGCTGGGTACCACCGTGCTCGCCGTCACCCACGACCAGGGCGAGGCGTTCGCGCTGGCCGACCGGGTCGTCGTGATGCGCGAGGGGCGCGTCGCCCAGGTGGGCACCCCGCTGGAGGTGTGGCAGCGGCCCGCCTCCGCCTTCGTGGCCCGTTTCCTGGGCTTCGACAACGTGGTGGAGGCGGTCGTCGAAGGGGAGGCGGCGGACACGGAGTGGGGCGAGGTGCCGGTGCCGGCCGGGTCGCCGCAGGGGGCGTGCGATCTGCTGGTGCGGCCGGCCGGGGTCCGGATCGGCGGGCCCGGGAAGGGGCTGCGCTGCGTCGTCGGCGCGCGCACGTTCCGGGGCAGCCATGTCGCCGTGACCCTGCACCCCGAGCGCGGCCCGGTGCTGGACGCCGAGTGCTCGCTGCGCGGGACGCCGGAGGAGGGTGAACGGGTCGGCGTCACCTTCGACGCCTCGGAGAGCGTGGTGCTGCCGGCCCTGTTCTGACGGGGCCGTCGCGTTTACGCCCCCGAGAGGCGGGCAAGGGCGTCGGCTGCTTCCTCGACCGTGTCGACCAGGGCGATGCGGGACTCCATCTTCCGGCCGGCGTCCAGGGTTTGCAGGAGCGGCCAGGCGGGAAGCTCGCGCGTCCAGTGGTCGTGGCCGACCAGCACCATCGGGACGGGCTCGCCGCGTGACTCGTAGTAGTTCGGGGTGGTGCTGTCGAAGATCTCCTGGACGGTGCCGGCCGCGCCGGGGAGGAATATCACGCCCGCGTTCGACCGCGCCAGCAGTCCGTCCTCGCGCAGCGCGTTGGTGAAGTACTTGGCGATGGAGCCGGCGAACGGGTTCGGCGGCTCGTGGCCGTAGAACCAGGTGGGGATCGCCACGGACGGGCCCCCGTCCGGCCAGCGCTCCCGTACCGCGAAGGCGGCCCGCGCCCAGTCGGTGACCGACGGGGTGAACGAAGGGACCTCGCCCAGCATCGCGCAGGCCTTGTCCAGCATGGCGTCCGGATGGGGTGCCGCGTACGCCCCCAGGTTGGCCGCCTCCATCGCACCCGGGCCGCCCCCGGTGGCCACCGTGAGACCGGTGCGGGCCAGGGTCCTGCCGAGGCGGGCCGCCGCCGTGTAGGCCGCGCTGCCCCGGGCCGTCGCGTGACCGCCCATCACCCCGACCACCCGGGCCCCGGCGAGCACCTCCTCCAGCGCGTCGGAGATCGCGTCGTCGTGGAGCGCCCGCAGCATCGAGGCGAACGCGTCGCCGTCCGCGCGCGTCCGCTGGAGCCAGTCGTGGGCGAGGGCGTCGGGCGTGGCCTCGTAACCGTCCCGCGCGAGCCCGTCGTAGAGCGCGTCGGGGGAGTAGAGCAGGCCCCGGTACGGGTCGAAGGGCAGGCCGGGGACGGGCGGGAAGACGAAGGCCCCGTCGGCCCGGACCTTCTTCTCGGGGCCGGACTCCATCGGGCAGCCGAGGAACACGGCTCCGGAGGTGTCGGTGGCCAGGAGGGCCGCACCCCGGTCCGTCAGGTCCACGGACTGCACACGGCGTCCGGCCAGCGAACCGGCGGCGACCGCCGCGTCGAACTCGGCGAGCGACTCGATCTCGTCGCCGGTGGTGTTCTTGTTCTCGTCCGGGCTCCGCACGGGGCTCATGCTACGAAACGCTCATCGCGGGAAACGCACGGGACCGGCCGGGCAGGATGCCGGGCCGGTCCGTTCGATGCGTGCGGTGCCACTCAGGGCGTCAGCGGCAGCGCGGCCAGTTCCGCGATCGCCCAGGTGAGCGGGGCGAAGAGCACCAGGAGCGCCGCCGCGCGCAACGCGGTCGCCGCGCGCAGCGCCGAGGCCGGGGCGCCGAGCCGCAGCAGCGCCCTGGCCGTCTCGGTGCGGGCCTGCCTGGCCTCCAGGGCCGAGGTCAGCAGCGTCGCCGTGGTGCAGCCGATGACGAGTACCGCACCCAGCGCCGTGAGCGGGCCGAAGGGGCGCGGCCCGGTCCCGTAGAGCGCGAAGGCGGCGATGACCGCCGAGAGGACCGCGCAGACGATGCCGAGCGGGCGGCCGATCCGTCGCGCCTCGTCCATCAGGACCCGGCCGGCCAGCAGGCGCACGGCTCCGGGGCGCACCGTCTGGAGCAGCCGGCCGCACAGGTAGGTCAGGCCGGGGCCCGCCGTGGCCAGGCCGATCGCCGTCAGCGTCCATCCGACGAGGACCCAGGCCGGAGTGGAGTCCAGCTTGCCGGGAAGCGGGAAGGGACTGCCGGGCGCGCCCCGGCTCGCGTACGCCTCGACGGCGAGACCGGCGGCCGTCAGGGCCACGCCCCAGGGGAGCCCGGAGGGTGGTGCGGCGGGGGCGGGGATCTCCTCCGCGGGCACCAGCTCGCCGGTGTCGTCCGCCTCGCGCGCCGCCCGGACGGGAGTCCTGCGCAGCGCCAGCGCACTGGCCGTCGCGGCCGCCACCGGCACCAGAGCCAGCAGCAGCAGGACGGCGGCGACCGGCAGGGAGGCGTCCGCGCCGAGCAGATCGGCGGCGGCACCGTCGAACGGCAGCCCGGACAGGTCGCCGCGCAGGTGCAGGAAGAAGAGCAGCGCCACGGCGGAGCCGAGGGTGCAGGAGACAGCGGTGGAGACCGCGGCGAGCACGCTGAGCCGCACCGGGCCGAGGCCCACGGCGGACAGCCCGGACCGCGGCCGGGTACTCGGGTCCGTACGGGCCACCGCGACGGCGAACTGCACGGTGGCGGCCAGCGGGACGAAGCACCACAGCAGCCGCAGCACCGAACCGGCCGAGTGGGCGGGGTGCCCGGCCGCGTAGCCGAGGGTGCACAGGAGAAGGAATCCGACCCCGGCGGAGGCGGCCGCGACCAGCAGCCGCCGCAGCAGGACCAGGGGATGGGAGCCGCGGGCTAGACGGAGAGCGAGCACGCCGCGCGGCCCTCCGGATCGGCTTCGGCGGGCAGGGCGACCGTGGAGACGCGGCGCCCGTCGAGCAGCGGCACCACGCGGTCGGCGAGCCCCGCGATCTCGGCGTCGTGCGTGGCGAGCACCACCGTGATCCCGTGCGAGCGGGCGGCGCTGGTCAGCGTCCGCAGGACATGGGTCCGGTCGATGCGGTGCAGCGTCGCGGTCGGCTCGTCGGCGAAGATCACCGAGGGGCCCGCGGCCAGCGCGCGGGCCACGGCGATCCGCTGGCGCTGGCTCTGCTGGAGGGTGTGCGGGCGCTCCTTGGCGCACATGCCGATGTCGAGGCGCTCCAGCCACTCCATGGCGGCCTTCTTGGCCTCCCGGTGCGAGGCGCCGCGCAGCAGGAGCGGGAGGGCGGTGTTCTCCCAGGTGTTCAGCTCCGGGACGAGCTGCGGTTCGGGGGCGATCCAGCCGAACTTGTCGCGGCGCAGCCGTTCGCGCAGCCTCGGCCCCATCGTGTGCACGGGAACGCTGTTGAACCAGACCTCGCCCTGCTCGGGCACGAGCTGACCGGAGAGGCAGTGCAGCAGCGTCGTCTTGCCGCTGCCGCGCGGACCGGTCACCGCGAGGATCTCGCCGTCGCGGATGCCCAGGGAGACCCCGCCGAGCGCGGGTGAGCCGTTCTGGGAGTGCTGCAGGGAACGTGCCCAGATCACATCGTTGTCCGGCGGGGCCACCATGGCGTACACCTCGGTTCAGATCAGATATCCCGTCCCCCGTACGGGGGAACGAAGAGGGGGCCGATCGGTCACTCGGCACCGTAAGGATTCGGATCGCGGTGAGCGGACAGCACGCGGCCCGGACCCGTCTCTTCCCACTCGATCGGGCGCATTCCGGCTGAGCCGGGCGTATGAGATGACCAATGGGGAAGCGCGACCGGTCGGTCAAAGGCAGGTCAAGGCGGCATGGGTCGACCGGGCGCTCGAATGATCGCCAACCAGTTCGTTTGTGGCCTCGCTCGTCGCCGCACGGGGGCGTCCGACTACGCTGGTCGTCTCACCCATTGGACTCACAAGGAGGGGTGGCCGTGACCGCCGAGGTACGCCGTCTGCGCAACTACATCAACGGGGAGTTCCGGGACGCCGCCGACGGGCGGACGATCGACGTGGTCAACCCGGTGACCGAGGAGGTCTACGCGACCTCCCCGCTCTCCGGCCCCGCCGACGTCGACGCCGCGATGGCCGCAGCGGCGGCCGCGTTCCCCGCCTGGCGCGACACCACACCGGCCGAGCGCCAGCGCGCCCTGCTCAAGATCGCGGACGCCTTCGAGGAGCGCGCCGAGGACCTCATCGCCGCCGAGTCCGAGAACACCGGCAAGCCGATCGGTCTGACCCGCACCGAAGAGATCCCGCCCATGGTGGACCAGATCCGCTTCTTCGCGGGCGCCGCGCGGCTGCTGGAGGGGCGCTCGGCCGGCGAGTACATGGAAGGCCTGACCTCCATCGTGCGGCGCGAGCCGGTCGGCGTCTGCGCGCAGGTCGCGCCGTGGAACTACCCGATGATGATGGCCGTCTGGAAGTTCGCCCCGGCGCTCGCCGCGGGCAACACCGTCGTCATCAAGCCGTCCGACACCACGCCGGCGTCCACCGTGCTGATCGCGGAGATCATCGGGCAGCTCCTGCCCAAGGGCGTCTTCAACGTCATCTGCGGCGACCGTGACACCGGCCGTGCGATGGTCGAGCACCGGACCCCGGCGATGGCCTCCATCACCGGCTCGGTGCGGGCCGGCATGCAGGTCGCCGAGTCGGCCGCCAAGGACGTCAAGCGGGTCCACCTGGAGCTCGGCGGCAAGGCGCCCGTCGTCGTCTTCGAGGACACCGACCTCGCGAAGGCCGTCGAGGACATCTCGGTCGCGGGCTACTTCAACGCCGGCCAGGACTGCACGGCGGCCACCCGCGTGCTCGTCCACGAGTCCATCCACGACGAGTTCGTCACCGCGCTCGCCAAGGCCGCCGCCGACACGAAGACCGGGCAGCCGGACGACGAGGACGTGCTCTACGGCCCGCTCAACAACGCCAACCAGCTGGCCCAGGTCAGCGGCTTCATCGAGCGCCTTCCCGCCCACGCCCGGGTCGAGGCGGGCGGCCACCGGGTCGGTGACCAGGGCTACTTCTACGCCCCGACCGTCGTCTCCGGGCTCAAGCAGGACGACGAGATCATCCAGAACGAGGTCTTCGGCCCGGTCATCACCGTCCAGTCGTTCCGGGACGAAGCCCAGGCGGTGGAGTGGGCGAACGGCGTCGACTACGCCCTGGCCTCCTCGGTGTGGACCAAGGACCACGCGCGCGCCATGCGGATGTCGAAGAACCTCGACTTCGGGTGCGTCTGGATCAACACCCACATCCCGCTCGTCGCCGAGATGCCGCACGGCGGTTTCAAGAAGTCCGGCTACGGCAAGGACCTCTCGGCCTACGGCTTCGAGGACTACACCCGCATCAAGCACGTCATGACCTCCATCGAGGGCTGAGCCACCACCTCCGTGGCCCTGTGCGAACCGGCCGGTCCGCACAGGGCCACGGGCGTTCCGCCCAGCGCCACGGGCGTTCCGCCCAGCGCCGGGGGCGGCGTAAAGAGCCGGTAAATGCGGGCGTACGCTGCGGACATGAGCGAGCGACGCGCCTTGCGACGGCGTATACGCGTGTGGTTGGTCGTCTTCATCGTCTGTCTGGTTCTGAGCGGGCTGACCGCCTTCCCGCTCGTCCACGAACTGCGGTGGACCGAGGATCTCCTGACGTCCTCGGCCTCTCCCGTCCCCGAGCACTTCCCCGGTCTGCTGGAGTGGATCACCCGCGTCCGCACCGGCCTCGACGAGGCCGACGCCCGGTACCCCTTCGTGCTGTACGGCACCGACTGGCTGGCCTTCGCCCACCTGGTCATCGCGGTCGCCTTCTACGGCCCCTTCCGCGACCCGGTCCGCAACATCTGGGTGATCGAGTTCGGCATGATCGCCTGCGCCGGGATCATCCCGCTCGCGCTGATCTGCGGCCCGATCCGCGACATCCCCTTCTGGTGGTCGGTCATCGACATGTCGTTCGGCGTCTTCGGTGTGATCCCGCTGCTGATCGTGCACCGCATGATCAAGCGCCTCGAAACCCTGGAGCGCGAGCCGGATCCGGCGCCGGAGCCGGTGGCCGCCTGACTCAGCCGGCCGACGGCGCCCCGAAGACCGTGGACACCACGCCCATGACCAGGGCGTTCTCCCCCTGGGCCTTCGCGTCCGTGGAGTTGATGCTGTAGACGAGGGTGCGGGAGAGATCGCGGGTGGCGCCGATCCCCGTGTTGTAGCCCCAGCGGCCGCCGGTCTTGCCCCAGACCCGGCGGCCGCCCAGCTCCCAGGCGGACAGGCCGGCGCTGAACGCGGGTGCCCTGCCGGTCTCGAAGTCACGCACCGAGGGGTCCGGCAGCGTGAACATCTCCTCCAGCAGCGGGCCGCGCACCACCCGGCCCCGGAACAGTGCGGTCAGGAAGCGCTCCAGGTCGGTGGTGGTGGAGATGATGTCCCCCGCCGCCCAGCCGTCGGTCGCGCCCCACACGCTGACGTCCCGCAGACCCGTGGTGCCGTCCTCCAGCCTCATGCGCTGGTACCCGTGGTTGTGCGGGTCGTGGATACGGGGATCGGAGCCGGGGAACGACGTGTCGCGCAGACCCAGCGGGGCCAGGACGCGCCGGGACACCTCGGCCTCGTAGGTGTGCCCGGTGACCTTCTCGATCAGCAGCCCGGCCACCGTGTAGTTGATGTTGAGGTAGTGCTGCCGCGTCCCCGCCGGGAACTCGCGCTCCTTGGCCGTGGCCGAGGCGACCAGCTCGCGCGCGTCGAAGCGGTGGAAGCGGTTGGCGTACCACTCCTCCACCGTGTCGCCCGGGAAGTCGGCCGACGGCAGCCCGCTGGTGTGGTTCAGCAACTGGCGTACGGTGACCGTCCCGTACGCGGCGGGGATCAGCTCCGGCAGATAGGAGCGCACCGGGCGGTCCAGGCTCAGCCTGTGCTCGGTGGCGAGCTGGAGGACGGTCGCCGCGGTGAAGACCTTGGTCACCGA is a genomic window of Streptomyces sp. NBC_00708 containing:
- a CDS encoding iron ABC transporter permease; translated protein: MAVPVAFFAVFFAYPVAAIVGRGLKADGVWQFGRFGEVLARPEIREVLWFTLWQALASTALTLLIALPGAYVFARFDFPGKQVLRAVVTVPFVLPTVVVGTAFLALLGRGGLLDELWGVRLDTTVWAILLAHVFFNYAVVVRTVGGLWAQLDPRQEEAARVLGAGRFAAWRRVTLPALAPAVAAAALMVFLFTFTSFGVVQILGGPGFSTLEVEIYRQTAQLLALPTAAVLTLVQFAAVGAILAVHAWTVRRRERALKLVDPAQTARRPSGAGQWTLLAGVLLSVLLLILLPLAVLVERSLGGAGFAYYRALTSADANSGTFLVAPIEAIGNSLRYAVVATLIALVVGGLAAAALTRRAGRLVRGFDALLMLPLGVSAVTVGFGFLITLDKPPLDLRTSWILVPLAQALVGVPFVVRTMLPVLRAVDARLREAAAVLGASPLRAWREVDFPLVRRALLVAAGFAFAVSLGEFGATVFIARPDNPTLPVAVARLLGRSGELNYGQAMALSTILMLVCAVSLLLLERIRTDRSGEF
- a CDS encoding phosphatidate cytidylyltransferase, whose product is MNDSSWGAPQGAGHRVAPEMQGAAAGPAYDVHDAQQTRPMPIVPDVPDAGRDAEDRDHRDQGAGRLSGGPLFRDEKPQEPMPTAPPPPPPPQKKRAGRDLGAAIGVGLGLGALVVVSLFVVKAVFVGVIVIAVVVGLWELTSRLEERKGIKAPLVPLAAGGAAMVVAGYARGAEGAWIAMALTALAVLVWRMAQPPEDYLRDVTAGIFAAFYVPFLATFVAMLLTADDGPQRVLTFLLLTVVSDTGAYAVGWRFGKHKLAPRISPGKTREGLFGAVGFAMAAGALCMQFLIDGGSWWQGLLLGLAVAASATLGDLGESMIKRDLGIKDMGTLLPGHGGIMDRLDSLLPTAPVVWLLLVLFVGSG
- a CDS encoding thiamine ABC transporter substrate-binding protein encodes the protein MSTTQKAAVAAVAAALGVTALAGCGSSDDAAPGSGSGSTKGSGSKTVTLVSHDSFNASKDVLKEFTRETGYTVKVLKSGDAGAALNQEILTKGSPRGDVFFGVDNTLLSRALDNGLFTPYEAKGLDRVPADVQLDADKHRVTPVDTGDICVNYDKKYFADKKLAPPKTFADLAKPAYRNLLVTENAATSSPGLGFLLGTVSAYGEDGYQDYWKKLKDNGVKVVDGWEQAYNEEFSGSAGGKKAKADRPLVVSYASSPPVEVLYADPQPKTAPTGVATGTCFRQIEFAGLLDGAKNEAGGKALLDFLIGKKFQEDMPLTMFVSPVAKDAKVPELFTKFGATADKPATVAPDTIAKNREQWVQSWSSLVVK
- the rlmN gene encoding 23S rRNA (adenine(2503)-C(2))-methyltransferase RlmN → MPKPGELTFVAPRGAKKPPRHLADLTPAERREAVAAIGEKPFRAQQLSQHYFARYAHDPAEWTNIPAGSRDKLAEAMFPDLMSVVRHISCDDDTTRKTLWKLHDGTLVESVLMRYPERVTMCISSQAGCGMNCPFCATGQAGLDRNLSTAEIVHQIVDGMRALRDGEVPGGPARLSNIVFMGMGEPLANYNRVVGAIRRLTDPEPDGLGLSQRGITVSTVGLVPAMLRFADEGFKCRLAVSLHAPDDELRDTLVPVNTRWNVREVLDAAWEYAEKSGRRISIEYALIRDINDQAWRGDLLGRLLKGKRVHVNLIPLNPTPGSKWTASRPEDERAFVEAIASHGVPVTVRDTRGQEIDGACGQLAASER
- the frr gene encoding ribosome recycling factor; amino-acid sequence: MIEETLLEAEEKMEKAVVVAKEDFAAIRTGRAHPAMFNKIVADYYGAPTPINQLASFSVPEPRMAVVTPFDKTALRNIEQAIRDSDLGVNPSNDGNIIRVNFPELTEERRRDYIKVAKTKAEDSKISIRAVRRKAKEALDKLVKDKESGEDEVRRAEKELDDTTAKYVAQVDELLKHKEAELLEV